The sequence below is a genomic window from Rhinopithecus roxellana isolate Shanxi Qingling chromosome 7, ASM756505v1, whole genome shotgun sequence.
ctcttgtctttttcattttattatctttacgTTTATTCTATCAGTCTATTTCCAACTTTTGATTTGGATGCTTAGCTCATTAatgcttacctttttttttcccccagtctaacataagatttttaaaacagctttatgagatataattcacattctaaacaattcacctatttaaagtgtaaaattcaaCCTTTTGTTGTATGCTtccagagttgtgcaaccatcaccacaatgaATTGTGGAATATTTTCATGACTCCAAACAGAGATCCTGCACCTATGAGTTGTCACTCTTCAtcttgcctctgcctctcctTTCAAGTATTactttactttctgtctttatagacTTGCCTGTTGTACACatttcatataacataaaaacTTAAGACCataaatttcctttgaaataatattttcattgagAACACAGGAACACAGGGAAACaacatacaccagggcctgttggagggtgggaggtgagAGGAGGGATCTTAGAGaacgggtcaataggtgcagcaaaccacgatggcacacgtatacctacctatgtaacaagcctgcacattctgcaaatgtatcccattttttttccctttagaagaaataaagaaaaaaaagcaatactGTTTTTACTGAATCCTACAAATGTTGGTATTtagtgtttttgttattattcagttttcagtgttttaaaatttctattatgCTTCCTTTTTTAACCCAtaaactacaaaaatttttttttttttttttttttttttttaatttccaaacacGACCGTAGGTggtgtggctcacacccgtaattccagcactatgggaggccacccacctcagcctcccaaaatgctgggattacaggctgagccactgtgcccagcctctttatatgttttgaggttattttattaaatactcaCAAATTGATAATTTTTTGGCGAATTTAACTTTCTaacatcatttaaaaacttttgttgtgaaataattatatatttacctGTAACTGCAAGGATAATacagagaggcaggagaatcacatgaggttaggagttcgagaccagcctgggcaacatagagaaacctgtctctaccaaaaatacaaaaattagccgtgcaacgtggcatgcacctgtagtcccagctacttgggaggctgaggtggtgtgATCcattgagcccgggaggcggaggttgcagtgagccatgatcgcaccactgcactccagcccgagcgacagagtgagaacccatctcaaaataataaataaataaataaaataaaagtttcaaatacatggttttaaaaacatattaccttgttatttatttctatccTAATTGCATTTTGGTCAAATAAAGTGATTATTATGACACTGATTCTTGGAAATTTGTTGAGATCTGCTTTATGGCCAAATTCATGATCATTATTATAAGTAGTCCCTGTATGCTTGAGAAGAAAGTGTATTCTCCTATTATTTGGTGCAGGATTTTGTGTATGTCCATTAAATCAGATTGTTGACCACATTGCTCAATATTCTATATCTTTACTATCAAGATATAATAATAGAATACTTTTTGTTCTCCTTATTCTTTAAATACTTTAGAGAAGTATGTTGTATTCTTCCGTGTGATTGTTGATTTGTTCCTTTTATAGTTccataacatttttctttatatatacatatatatgttttgagatggaatctcgctctgtcacccaggctggagtgcaatggtgcaatctcggctgactgcaacctccgcctcactggttcaagcgagtcttttgcctcagcctcttgattagttgagattacaggcacgcatcaccacacccggttaattttttgtgtttttagtagagatggggtttcatcatgttggccagcctgttattgaattcctgacctgaagcgctccacctgcctcagcctcccaaagtgctgggattacaggctgagccactgtgcccagcttctttatatattttcaggTTATTTCATATATACtcacaaatttataattttttggcaaatttaactttttaatcatcatttaaaaacttttattgtgaaataattatatatttacctGTAATTGCAAGGATAACACCAACAGGTCTTCTGTACCTTTCCTAACAGTTTCCCCCAGTGGCTACATCTTATATGACTGTagtacaatattaaaattaggaacTTGATACTGGTAGAAAATGCATCATATAGTTCTATACCATtgtatcacaccactgcaatcaagATGCAGAACTATTCTATCCCCACAGAGATATCCTTTGTGCTGCCCCTTTCCAGTGATACACACTACCCACCCTACCACACCTAACACCTGACAACCAtgaatctgttttctatttctataattttttcattttaagaccgttatacaaggaactcaactcaagagcaaaaccccaaataattccattaaagtgggcaaaggatctcAACAGACATTTccctaaagaagacatacaaatggccaacaggtatatgaaaaaatgctctacCTCAGTaattatcaaataaatgcaaatcaaaaccggaACGAGATATCAACTCACCCCatttagaatggctactatcaaaaaaaaaaaaaataacatgctggcaagGACGTGGAGAAAAGAGGACACtaatatactgttggtgggaatataaatttgtACAGCCATTACAGAAAAGAGTATAGGggtttctcaaaaacaacaaagttaGAACTATCATCCAATCTAGCAGTCCCACCACTGGATATTTatccaaggaaaagaaaatcagtatatcaatgGGATACTTGCACCcccttgtttattgcagcactatgcacaataaccaagatgtgaaagcaacctgagtgtccatcaatggatgaatggataaagaaaatatgttatatatacacaatggaatactattcagtcataaaaagaatgaaattctgtcatttgcagcaacatggatagaactggaggtcattatgttaagtgaaataagccaggcacaaaaaggcaattgcatgttctcactcacatgagGGAGCCAAAAAAAAGTTCATCtaatggaggtagagagtagaatgatagttacctgAGTCTGGGAACTGGGTGAGGCGGGTAGcgggggatgaagagaggttggttaatgagtacaaacatacagttagatagaagaaataagttctagagttcgatagcacagtagggtgactatagttaacaataattcaaaatagctagaagattttAAATggttccaacacaaagaaatgacaaatggtTAAGGTGGTGGATATCCTGAATATCCTGAATATCCTTGATCATTACACCTTGTTGGCACATATCAAAGCATCACATGTACCCCACCAATactacaattattatgtatcaataacaaAGCAAAGCTAAAAGAAGAAtgttataaaaatggaatcacatagtaCGTGActttttgagatttgttttctCACTCAGTATAATGCCCCGAGATTAATCTAGGTTGTTGTATGCatcaatagttcattcatttttatttccaaatggtATTCTATGTTATGGATGTAACAGTGTGTTATATCATTCACCCATTCTTTATCTTTAAcaattttttgctttaaaatctaTTTAGTCTCATATTTACTTGGCTATGCCAGCCTCCTTTTAGTTAATGCTTACATGATATAACTTTTCCTatctttttgctttcaaaatttcTGCATCCTTATTATTTAGCATGTAGATGGTTTTCAAAATCCggttatatatatttaacaagtaAATTTAGCCATTTTCACTTATTGTGATTACAAATACATTTGAACTATGTACTTTctatttgtcttccttttttgaggcttcacttttctcatttctcacctacttttggattaaaaatattttctcaaagtgcattttttcttttattgctctAGATATTATATACTCTGTTTCTATAATTTTAGTGGTTGTTCTTGAAATTTTACCATTCATGTCTAACTTAAGTCTAGAGCTAATCAATATATTATTCATGTATTAACAATAGGTGAGAACTCTAACTGCAATTAATTTGGACTGATCTAAACTATGTCCCCTAGTCAGGCACACTGAAAATCTAATTCTCTGGTTTTAATATTGAATTATCaacctcatattttaaaatatcaaactcGTACTTTAAAATACGAATTTCAGTGGGGGCATATGAGGcaaattgttattttctttataagcaGGGCATAGTGGGAACTATTTTCAAAAATCCCAAAGAGGCTCAGGATTTGCCAGATTACCTATCCCGGTTACCAGTGTTTCCAGTTTCACTAAGGAAACCTGGTAAGGTGGTGAATTCAACTGATATTACAGTTAAGTAATAGACAAGGTCAATTCCTAAACTCATTCTTCCAGAGATCTCTGTATGACAGCCTTAACTGGAAAGGATTCTTGCAGTAGGATTCCTTGttgttttatcttttacattAAATTCCATATTCAAGCCTACTCATTGTTTTCACTGGAAGTTGTTCGGTGTCCCTAGATACAAATACCTGATCCCACTCAATTCCTCTTCCCCATGAAATTGTTCTGTAGGAGCAATTACCTTGTCACATAGAACTTTTGTAACAGGGAAAGCTCTCGATTAATTATAGACTGTTTTCCACCCCAGATTGGGAAGGAAGTCTCATTTGCATTTTGCCCACCTCAACCCAAATATCCCATGATTTCATGAGACTCTATTGCTTACTACCCCATATCTCAACTTACTCTTAGTATGAGACCTTTTGCTTAAGcacaaaaagataatttaagGAAATATATTGTAATAGATCTTACAATGGAAAAGTTGAATAACCTGGCCTGATAAAGGTGGAAACAAATGCAGCTCCAGGAACTCCAAGAataatagaatactatacagctgATGTTCAATTTCTGGTACCTATTGTTATTATTCTATGAAGTTAAATCTTTCAAAGAACTACTCTTTTAGGATTTAGCCACACCTGAACTATGCTCGTACTTTCACATGTGATGTGATTTAAGGCACAAAAATCCAGACCTTAGGAAATAAAGCATTTCCCTATTGTGTGATTTGTAGTTTGTTTATTAGGCCAGACCACACATCTCTGTACGGGAATAGGTTTCACCTGAAGATTATGGAAGTTTCCACTGTTAATCAGACCAGATGAAGCTGGTTAGACTACCTGAATAGTGAGGATCAAGCCAGGAGATGCTGATGCATCCATCTTCCAAATACAAACTCAAATACTATCTTACCCCAGAAGTCCTTTTCCAGGACTGACATATTTTCAGGTTCCCCTTAGTAAGGGTTCAAAAATTCTTGGGTCTAACCTCACTCAGGGTCATGTTGTTACCACAgcaattgtattatttattaaatagccATGGAGTCGATGTCATATGGGTTACAATGATTACAGTAAAACTGAGGAAGAACAACATTAAGCCCTAGGGTCCTCCATCAATTTTCTcctaggagaaaaagaaaaaaggccatcACCTCCATTATTGTCACCACTGATCTCTTCAGAAAAATCTTCAAGAGAAGCTGTCAAGCTTGCATTTGTGGATGCAAGTtttataaatttctaattttgcttAAAAGCTCAAATTTTATTGTTGGTGACAAATCCTGTCAGTGGTTTTTCTTGAAGTctcacttcattcattttcaagaaaatctCTAATAAATACCCAAGTCTGAAAAACCATAGTTTGTCTGCCAGTCATTCTTCAAGTAAAACTAATGTTCCATGAAAAAAACAGCTAATTCAGTGTACAACTAAAATAATTATGCAAATATTTACCTTAGAGACAACCATTGTCCTAAGCTATGCGGCAGAAATGCTTTGTGCGTACTTCCTATTTCATCACACGGAATATTAAAAAGACATGCACTCAATCATTGAAATTttatcatatataatttatataaataaggaCTTTAttattaaagacattttaaaataaattttgattaaaaaaattagagtGTGTGGTTCTAAAGAATGCAATCACTACTAGTATAGTATGGGGACACTGCCTTAATCCATGCCAAGGCACCAGCAGTTCTACCCgccattgcttttgcaccatcagtgcaaatgtcaactcagtgaaaaacagaaaataacatgttactattgttttgaaaatagttttgaccttacTGTTTCAGGGACCTGCAGTAGCCCATGGACTACACATTGAGAACCACTATCATACAATATGATtccaattttatgaaaaaaaatacacagagatGTATATAATAAACATCTGAAAGAATTTTCACCTAGTTTTAATTGTGTGGACTTTTTAACTGATGCAACAGGCCCTTACATGTAGTTAACGTCTTTTCATGCCAATACAGAGgtatataacaatttttaaaaaatgtatttttagtgaaCAAATaagaattgtatatatttaggggTAAACAtggtattttgatatatgtatacattgtggaatggctaaaccaagctaattaacatatgcatttgcCCCATATAGTTACATTTTGTGGTTGGAACACTTAACATCTACTCTTTCtgcaatttttaagtatacaatatacTGTTAACCATAAAGGGTGCCAGGAAAGCAGGCTGGGTTTGGAAAAATCTCTGGGACCCTCCCACTTTCTAATTGCTTCAGTGggtcagggaggggagggaggaaggtataCCTGCTCATAAGTGAACttgggagtggggatggggactCCCATCAAGGCCTCACCAGTGGTCTTCTTCTAAAAGACGGCAGGCCTAAACCTCTAACCCTAGGAAGCCAACCACTGCTCTGTGCCAAGAGTCATTCTTTCTGCCACACTGCTTTTTTCTCACCCCAAATGGTGACTCACTTTGTCATTGTGCTGTCTCCTCAGTTGCCCCCCAAAGAGGGCTCTTCCCTCTCAGGACCTGAATGAGGTTACAcaatcctccagctttgttgATCCACAGACAAGTGTCAGGCAGCAGCTCTTCGtccttcttgttttgttttgtctcttatTATCATCATACACTAACAGTTCCTTTAGTCACCACCCCACTTCACCCCTCATCATCTCTTGCTTGGCTTATTCTAACTTTCTAATAAATGTCCAGTCTCCAACATAGCTCCAATCCATCTTTCATATTGCCACCAgagtatttttcctttattcaaaACTGTTCAGTGACTTGCATAATATGACAggatattatttcaatattttgacTTGGGGTTCAGGATCTTCCTTAAACTTTCCTCACTCTGAATTTTCACATTTATCTCTCATTATTCCTCTTCCCATGGCTTCCATTCCAAGCAAACTGGCTACCTTCCTATCACAGGAACGGATTTCTCACTTTCATGCCTTTCTAAAAAGCATTTCCCCCTCCTGGAATGCCCTTTTATGTTGTCCTTCAGGGCTCGGCTTAAATGCGCCCTTCCTCCTTGAAACTTtctcagcaacctctgcttcatTTAAACAGATCGTGTATATTTGACAAAGAGCATATGCCCAGGTACTGTTAGTAatccttttgtatttatttattattattatttctcataGATCTCTGTATATATCCTTTTGTATTTATGTACCTTATCTCTCCAGCTGGGTTTTAAATTCAAGCATTAGAACGACTTTTTGTCAGTTGAAACATACAACTTTATTGATGATACACAAATGAAGTCTTTGGTGGATAAATTCAAGTCAAAACAAATAATAGAACAGTAGGCCATTCATAATGGACAGGTTTACTGTCAATTCAGAAGAACCAGTAAAAATATTTCCATCCAAGCAGCACGATTGAAGTCACAAATATGTTTTCAGTACAAGAGGTCTATTTATTTGGTATTCATAAAATGGTTCAGCTTAAAGCTGGTGACTGTCACAGATAACATCACTCTGGATGATACATTATTCAACACTGGCAGCTGAAAGGATCCCTTTACTACATGAGCAAGTGGAAAAGCAGTAACTTTCAATTTTCAACACTTCCAGACTGCAAAATCAAGAAATTTCTTTCAAGTCTTTTGACGGTACATAACCAATCAGAATTTGTTCACTAGCTTTATAACTTTCACTTTCACTAAGAGGTCATGGTGATTTGCTAAGGCTCTAATTTTCTTAACACACACTCCAGATGTAGTACATAAGTAAAAAAGGGAGCCCTTATTGAATTCTCTATAGTTAAACACTTCTGCTCTGAGATTGTCATAGATAATCTCAAATAGAGTAAGGGCATTAATAAGGATTTCTGATTCCACATAAGAATTATAGAGGGAACTAAATGATGCTGGCACTTGGGTACTGAGAAGTTTCTTCAACATATCTGGATTTTCAGCAAAATTcgaaagtattttcaaaatctCAACCTTGATTTTTCCACCTCCCTGAGATAGCAAACGGAAAAAGTTTGCAATGGAATTGACAAGCAGGTGCTGGTAGTCATTAGTAATAGTCATGTTTGTTAGAAATTTTAGTCCAACTACTTGAACTGCTGAGTTCAGGTTAGAGGCCATGATATCATCCATCACTTTATTCATGTACACCTGAAGCCGGCCCTGATTTTCATAATTCTCACTCAGGTTATTCATGGCCATTAAGGCTTTTTCCTTAATGTGGGGATCAGTTTTGTTGATCATGTTTGCAATAATTGGGAGGCCTCCCAATTTGCGGATTGTCTCTTGATTGCATGAATAATTGGCATTGTTGCTCAGAGTGAGCAAAGCTACCTGTTGGATGAAAGGATCATCAGATTTCTGAAGCAAGGCAAGGACCTTCCTGAGATCACGAACACCCAGAATCTCATCAATTTCATAAGGAAAGGGGCGCTTCTGCATGGCAACGggtcttcttcccctccctctgcgCTGGGTTTCGGGCTCAGAGTCTGAATCTGACTCTGTGTCAGTCCACCCGGACTCCCCTTCCTCAGAATCAGGGACCTCTGCCAGGAAAGCCTGTCCGCCATTAGCAgaggctgcagcagctgctgcagccccaTCTCCAGGACGGAAGCCCATTCCCAGTTCGTCTACTTCAACCTTGCTTTTCTTGCCCTTGCCCTTGCCCCCATTCCGGGACCTGGTTACACCCTTGGCTCCACCTTTGGGTACCGCTCCAGTTGCTGATGTGGCTTTAGGTATAGCCCCAGTGTGAGCCCCAGGGGTTGCTTTCTTGGCGGCTGATGTCCCAGGAACCGCCGCTGATCTAGGGGGACCAGAAGTTCCAGGAGACTCCGCAGCCCCAGTAGGTGCTGCAGCCCCAGTAGGCGTTGCAGGCACAGGAGTCTCAGCTGCCTCAGTAGGCGATGCCACCCCGGGAGCTTCAGCTACTTTGGTAGGTGCTGCTACCCCAGGAGCCTCGGTCACCTCAGTGGGTGCTGTCGCTTCGGTAGGCACCACTGTCCCAGGAGGCACCGCTGCCCTGGAAGTCTCCGCTTCTCTGGGAGCTTCTGCCACTTTGGGAGCCCCTGTCATTGCAGGGGCTTCTGCAGCCCCAAGGGCCTCTGTCACCCCGGGAGGTGGTGCAATTGTAGAAGCCATTGCAGCCCCAACTATTGATTCGGCCTTAGGCCCAACCCCGGCTCCATCTGCCTCTTGGGCCTGACCGCCTGCCCCACTCTGAGCCTCAGCGCTGGATGCAGCTGGGGCCACTGCCTCAGCTCCAACTGTGTCCAGAGCAGAGGCTTCATCCTGAGCCCTGTCCTCTGCTTCAGCGCGGACTGGGGTTGGGGGACTGAATCCTGACCCAAGGTCGATTGTGAATCCGGCTCTTAGCCCAGCTCTAGCCCTGGCTCCAGTCCCAGCCACAGCCCGGTTTTTGGGCTTGGCCATTCTCTTCTTGGTCTGGTCTCTTCCCCTGGTGTATTTGTAGACACAGTACCAGGCACCAGCCCCTATCACTATCCCCGCCGCTACACAACCAGCATCCCGAACACGGCTCATGGTGCAGCTGGGGTTATTCACTGATCCAGGGCGTGGAAGTGGCTTGCTTAAGGTTAAGGGATGCCTGCTCGTCCGGGTGAGGCTCTTCAGTTTAGGCTTACAAGTTCTGCTGAGGCTTAGGCAGGGCCTAGGGGTAAAGGATAAAAATGAGGCTTAGGGCTCTTGCTCACTTCGTGTCTAACCGGTTTTACTTAGAGAAGAGTTTAGGGACACAACGCTTGCTCGGTGGGTTAGCACCCAGGCACAGGTGTCAAGGCCTGTGTTTGCTGATCCACAGACCTAGTTTAACGTTTTCTACGTCTTCAACCTTAGCCTGCTCTGCCAATGCCTACAACTTGCAGCATCTAAATGGGGGGACGAGAGGCAGTACAGACATCGGTAAAGCTGGTGGAGAGCTGGAAAAACAGTAGAGACCTCAGATTCTGCTATGATGTCCCACTCCCTACCCCCAAGGTCCCTAGATGTTGCTCATGCACATaccaacctcctgggatcaagagcGGTTTGCTTTTTTCCACTGTAGCTGCAGTTGCACAGAGCCTAAAAAGAAGACAGACCTGAGGACAGATCAGAAAGGGCGTTTTTGAGCCTTTGGTGGAAGAATTCTGGTTCTTTTCCTGATTTGAAACCCTGTGGGTCAAAAGTTTTCCCCCTCTCAGGGatccttttttcctcttcaacCTTTCCTCCCCCAAATATTAACTAAGGCAGATGCCACGCCCCTTTCTCTGCACCTAAAAGAAAGGGCCCGGGGAAAGGGGCAAGGGTGTCTTTTAAGttaaaagagagaagatgcaGGAGGAGCCTCTGGTCCCATACTCTGCTCTGGTCTCTGCCACACCCACACCTGGGGGCCCCAGACAATTCCAATCCCAACACTGACCTCCAAAGATTCAAGGCTGTTTCTCCTTACTTCAGTTCAGTTAGAGATTCATCCTAAGGACAGACTGAAGAGCAGAATTATAGACTGTCGCCGTTAGACAATGAAAGCCTGGTGGATGGATCAGCACCAGGACAAGGGTCTCAGTAACTGCCTTTTCGTATTTGCACACCAGAATGTCAAATGATTCTACCTCTCAATTCTTTCAACTCTTCTCACCCCACTCTCCCTTCTCAATCCTCCTCCTGCGCAGGCTCCCCAGGCACTCAATCCCTCCTTCCGCTTTGCCCCGCCCCCATCCGCCATTTCTCCGGGACACACCGCCACACCCCTTCTCCTCCAACGAAGCGGGAGGGGAGCGGGGCGAGGGCGAGGGTGCAGCAAAAGCCGGATGGGACGCGGTATGGGGGACTCCTGCCAAACAATTCAGTGTTCCCCTCCCAGGATCACCAGTCTTTCGCTACCCAGCCCCTAGGCCTAGGATTagcctgcagaagaggggcctcaACGTCTGCCTTTTCGGATTCAAGGTTGAGATTTTCCACGATTTCTCTGTTATGGGCTTTACCTCCCACTTTCCACAAATCCCCCCAACAACCGCCATTTCTCCCGCCTGCATACCCGAATTCCTTTTCCAGGACTGAAAAGACGGGTGGTGGACGGCTGTGTGGGCCGGAGGTGTCTGGAAAGCAGTCTGCGAGTTAACAAGGCGGTTTAATACCAGATTCTCTCAgggtcccccccacccccacctcccgtGAAGCCCAGACAGCGCCAAACCCGCCATCTCTCCAACAGCAGCTGGTACACCCATTTTTCAGCACTCCCAAAGCACAGAGGGTCGGCTGGGTGATGGGAGGGTGCGGGGGCGGTGGTGGGGGAGGTCAGGGTGGGAGTGTACAGCCCAGATTGTTACCAAATTGCATGCCCCACCCCCGCCTCCTGATTACCCTTTCCCAACCTCTCCGCTGGCCTTCTATGCGCTGCAACGTttatttctcttccctcctcctctcaaAACAGGACGGGATGCGGGGTGCGGGCCTGAATgttataaacaaaaccaaaaacactggCTGGACAGGAAGTAAGCGGATTCTTCGTAAACTCTATCAAAAGTCTTTTCGtttccccctccccctttcctcGCCGCCGAACAAAATGAGCCGCGTCTGAGCACCTCAGGTCTGGAAAGCCGGCCAGGAGCGGGGGAGACCGAGGCACTCGCGGCCTCCGACTCCCACATCCCTAGATTACCCCATTCAG
It includes:
- the ARMCX2 gene encoding armadillo repeat-containing X-linked protein 2 encodes the protein MSRVRDAGCVAAGIVIGAGAWYCVYKYTRGRDQTKKRMAKPKNRAVAGTGARARAGLRAGFTIDLGSGFSPPTPVRAEAEDRAQDEASALDTVGAEAVAPAASSAEAQSGAGGQAQEADGAGVGPKAESIVGAAMASTIAPPPGVTEALGAAEAPAMTGAPKVAEAPREAETSRAAVPPGTVVPTEATAPTEVTEAPGVAAPTKVAEAPGVASPTEAAETPVPATPTGAAAPTGAAESPGTSGPPRSAAVPGTSAAKKATPGAHTGAIPKATSATGAVPKGGAKGVTRSRNGGKGKGKKSKVEVDELGMGFRPGDGAAAAAAASANGGQAFLAEVPDSEEGESGWTDTESDSDSEPETQRRGRGRRPVAMQKRPFPYEIDEILGVRDLRKVLALLQKSDDPFIQQVALLTLSNNANYSCNQETIRKLGGLPIIANMINKTDPHIKEKALMAMNNLSENYENQGRLQVYMNKVMDDIMASNLNSAVQVVGLKFLTNMTITNDYQHLLVNSIANFFRLLSQGGGKIKVEILKILSNFAENPDMLKKLLSTQVPASFSSLYNSYVESEILINALTLFEIIYDNLRAEVFNYREFNKGSLFYLCTTSGVCVKKIRALANHHDLLVKVKVIKLVNKF